From Rhodovastum atsumiense, a single genomic window includes:
- a CDS encoding ferritin family protein: protein MKPPSLKLLCDVAGVTAQERCVDARLGLVISATGLRKLARIAPDEPTREILLRTAAELSRAKWRVVAGGRGAA, encoded by the coding sequence ATGAAACCGCCATCCCTGAAGCTGCTGTGCGACGTCGCCGGCGTCACCGCACAAGAGCGATGCGTGGACGCCCGGCTGGGCCTGGTCATTTCCGCCACGGGGTTGCGCAAGCTGGCCAGGATCGCACCCGACGAGCCGACACGCGAGATCCTGCTGCGCACCGCGGCGGAACTCTCCAGGGCGAAATGGCGGGTGGTGGCGGGGGGCCGGGGCGCCGCCTGA
- a CDS encoding TRAP transporter substrate-binding protein, with translation MNVIRLAVAVVAGMAWGGAVLPAGAVSPAVIDIASTFPGSMPILGDAAHGLARRVAQVSGGELALAFHEPGELVPAADTVRRVADGTIPAAWAGAGWFAPGDSAYHMFSSVPFGPGIGEYLAWLYHGGGLELAREMFHREGVHNIPCILIPPEASGWFRKEISTVADLRGLRMRFFGLGARVMEKLGATTYQLPPGEILPAMQQDRIDAAEFSLPSLDQPLQLYTAARFYYFPGWHQQATFFDLYVNKSLWERLPLRHQALLETACGEAMRDSIAAGEAAQWQAMKEMQAEGVRLKRWPPAILVAFEKAWNEVVTEESAKNPNFARVYASYAEFRANYAIWKHFSNMQ, from the coding sequence ATGAATGTGATCAGGCTGGCCGTGGCGGTGGTGGCTGGCATGGCGTGGGGTGGGGCTGTCCTGCCGGCCGGCGCGGTTTCCCCCGCTGTCATCGATATCGCCAGCACCTTCCCCGGCAGCATGCCGATCCTGGGGGATGCTGCCCATGGCCTGGCCCGGCGGGTCGCGCAGGTCTCCGGGGGCGAGCTGGCGCTGGCCTTCCACGAGCCGGGCGAGCTGGTACCGGCCGCGGACACGGTGCGGCGGGTGGCCGACGGCACCATTCCGGCGGCCTGGGCCGGGGCGGGCTGGTTCGCGCCCGGGGACAGTGCCTATCACATGTTTTCCTCGGTGCCCTTCGGCCCGGGCATCGGCGAGTACCTGGCCTGGCTGTATCACGGTGGCGGGCTGGAGCTCGCGCGCGAGATGTTCCATCGCGAGGGCGTGCACAACATCCCCTGCATCCTGATTCCGCCGGAAGCGTCGGGATGGTTCCGCAAGGAGATCTCGACGGTCGCCGACCTGCGGGGCCTGCGCATGCGGTTCTTCGGCCTGGGCGCGCGGGTGATGGAGAAGCTCGGGGCCACGACCTATCAGTTGCCGCCGGGCGAGATCCTGCCGGCGATGCAGCAGGACCGGATCGATGCGGCCGAGTTCTCGCTGCCCTCGCTCGACCAGCCGCTGCAGCTCTACACCGCGGCCCGCTTCTATTATTTCCCCGGCTGGCACCAGCAGGCGACGTTCTTCGACCTCTATGTCAACAAGTCCCTCTGGGAGCGGTTGCCCTTGCGCCACCAGGCGCTGCTGGAAACGGCCTGCGGCGAGGCGATGCGCGATTCCATTGCCGCGGGCGAGGCGGCGCAGTGGCAGGCGATGAAGGAGATGCAGGCCGAGGGGGTCAGGCTGAAGCGTTGGCCGCCGGCGATCCTGGTTGCCTTCGAGAAGGCCTGGAACGAGGTGGTCACCGAGGAATCGGCAAAGAACCCGAATTTCGCCCGCGTCTACGCCTCCTATGCCGAATTCCGTGCCAACTACGCGATCTGGAAGCATTTCAGCAACATGCAGTAG
- a CDS encoding EAL domain-containing protein, protein MTHPRRSPQRVSISFKLMAAFGLALSLIVGMGVFGLAQLHKVNRFANAIRTVQLPQIETLEQIRRWTSEHRLLATRQVQTTEFRQLAEIATEIEASQKLIAAAEAKYLASAPTPQERALFSIFRRLWEAYGQALASVQARLENGELAAASAEFDRAVLGTFENAARRLEDLIGITKEAARQAAEDAAAVYRWAILLTLGCIVAATVLTSIVILWISSDVSMPLLRIAEAMRRLAEGQDDVPLDDRPQRQDEIGVLMEAVAGYRDALASSRRFSAEARLEHHRLQAAISNMPLGLSMFDAGERLIICNEAYAALYGLPASLTRPGTTLEAILRQVNRTLLDAEASEAGVQEVLERYRAELRQGVTRYHGRHLREMSDGRTISVILHVMAGGGWVAVHEDVTERHSAERRIRHMARHDALTDLPNRVLFRERITEALAAGGEGERVAVLCLDLDHFKDVNDTLGHPVGDRLLQAVAARLRECVRMTDTVARLGGDEFAIIQRGAPQQPQAAAALAVRLIETIGAPYQIDGHRLVIGTSVGIAVAPEGSTEPDEILKNSDMALYAAKAGGRSNFCHFDPEMEQRLQSRRRLETDLRQAVETGAFEMRYQPVVDVTRNRVTGFEALLRWRHPERGLLPPSEFLQVAEEIGAIVPIGMWVLQHACHDAALWPDGVKVAVNISPRQFRGQDLREVVAGALWAAGLPPQRLELEITETALLADSDATFDLLHRLRASGVGIAMDDFGTGYSSLSHVRRFPFDRIKLDRSFVASMDSDAGSLAVIRAVAGLGANLGMAITAEGVETEGQVERLRAEGYHELQGYYFGRPSPAEAVPGIILRPQGARAAA, encoded by the coding sequence ATGACGCATCCCCGCCGGTCCCCGCAACGCGTCAGCATCAGCTTCAAGCTGATGGCGGCGTTCGGCCTGGCGTTGTCGCTGATCGTCGGCATGGGGGTCTTCGGCCTGGCGCAGTTGCACAAGGTGAATCGCTTCGCCAATGCGATCCGCACCGTGCAGTTGCCGCAGATCGAGACGCTGGAGCAGATCAGGCGCTGGACCTCCGAGCATCGGCTGCTGGCCACGCGGCAGGTACAGACCACGGAGTTCCGCCAGCTCGCGGAGATCGCCACCGAGATCGAGGCGAGCCAGAAGCTGATCGCCGCGGCCGAGGCGAAATACCTGGCCTCGGCGCCGACGCCGCAGGAGCGGGCGCTGTTTTCCATCTTCCGGCGGCTGTGGGAGGCGTATGGCCAGGCGTTGGCCTCGGTGCAGGCCCGGCTGGAGAATGGCGAGCTGGCGGCGGCCAGCGCGGAATTCGACAGGGCGGTGCTGGGCACGTTCGAGAATGCCGCGCGCCGGCTGGAAGACCTGATCGGCATCACCAAGGAAGCGGCGCGGCAGGCGGCGGAGGATGCCGCCGCGGTCTATCGCTGGGCGATCCTGCTCACGCTTGGCTGCATCGTCGCCGCCACCGTGCTGACCTCCATCGTCATCCTGTGGATTTCCAGCGATGTCAGCATGCCGCTGCTGCGCATCGCCGAGGCGATGCGCCGGCTGGCCGAGGGGCAGGACGACGTGCCGCTCGATGACCGGCCGCAGCGCCAGGACGAGATCGGCGTGCTGATGGAGGCGGTCGCCGGCTACCGCGACGCGCTGGCGAGCAGCCGGCGCTTCTCGGCCGAGGCGCGGCTGGAGCACCATCGCCTGCAGGCGGCGATCAGCAACATGCCGCTCGGGCTGTCGATGTTCGATGCCGGGGAGCGGCTGATCATCTGCAACGAGGCCTATGCCGCCCTCTACGGCCTGCCGGCGTCGCTGACGCGGCCCGGCACGACGCTGGAGGCGATCCTGCGCCAGGTCAACCGCACCCTGCTGGACGCCGAGGCGTCGGAGGCGGGCGTGCAGGAGGTCCTGGAACGCTACCGCGCCGAGCTGCGGCAGGGCGTCACGCGGTATCATGGGCGCCATCTGCGGGAGATGTCGGACGGGCGCACCATCAGCGTCATCCTGCACGTGATGGCGGGGGGCGGCTGGGTGGCGGTGCATGAGGACGTGACCGAGCGGCACAGTGCCGAGCGGCGTATCCGCCACATGGCGCGCCACGACGCCCTGACCGACCTGCCCAACCGGGTGCTGTTCCGCGAGCGGATCACCGAGGCGCTGGCGGCGGGGGGAGAGGGGGAGCGGGTGGCGGTGCTCTGCCTCGACCTCGATCATTTCAAGGACGTCAACGACACGCTCGGCCATCCGGTGGGGGACCGGCTGCTGCAGGCGGTGGCGGCGCGGCTGCGCGAGTGCGTGCGCATGACCGACACCGTCGCCCGGCTCGGCGGCGACGAGTTCGCGATCATCCAGCGCGGCGCGCCGCAGCAGCCGCAGGCGGCCGCCGCGCTGGCAGTGCGGCTGATCGAGACGATTGGCGCCCCCTACCAGATCGACGGGCACCGGTTGGTGATCGGCACCAGCGTCGGCATCGCCGTTGCCCCGGAGGGATCAACGGAGCCGGACGAGATCCTGAAGAACAGCGACATGGCGCTGTATGCGGCGAAGGCAGGCGGCCGCAGCAATTTCTGCCATTTCGACCCGGAGATGGAGCAGCGCCTGCAGTCGCGCCGCCGGCTGGAGACCGATCTGCGCCAGGCGGTCGAGACCGGCGCCTTCGAGATGCGCTACCAGCCGGTGGTGGATGTCACCCGCAACCGCGTCACCGGCTTCGAGGCGCTGCTGCGCTGGCGCCATCCCGAGCGTGGGCTGCTGCCGCCATCGGAGTTCCTGCAGGTCGCCGAGGAGATCGGCGCCATCGTGCCGATCGGGATGTGGGTGCTGCAGCACGCCTGCCACGACGCGGCGCTGTGGCCGGACGGGGTGAAGGTCGCCGTGAACATCTCGCCCCGCCAGTTTCGCGGGCAGGATCTGCGGGAAGTGGTGGCCGGGGCGCTGTGGGCCGCCGGCCTGCCGCCGCAGCGGCTGGAGCTGGAGATCACCGAGACCGCGCTGCTCGCCGACAGTGACGCCACCTTCGACCTGCTGCACCGGCTGCGCGCCAGCGGCGTCGGCATCGCCATGGACGATTTCGGCACCGGCTATTCCAGCCTGAGTCATGTGCGCCGCTTTCCCTTCGACCGCATCAAGCTCGACCGTTCCTTCGTCGCCAGCATGGACAGCGATGCCGGCTCGCTCGCGGTGATCCGCGCCGTCGCCGGGCTTGGCGCCAATCTCGGCATGGCCATCACGGCGGAGGGGGTGGAGACGGAAGGGCAGGTCGAGCGGCTGCGGGCCGAGGGATATCACGAGCTGCAGGGCTATTATTTCGGGCGGCCATCCCCCGCCGAGGCGGTGCCCGGGATCATCCTCCGCCCCCAGGGGGCGCGGGCGGCGGCCTGA
- a CDS encoding response regulator transcription factor, which produces MKGSDRQPFFHAGPSRRICALLIDPVRLRRDCLAQLLMSSAPDFEIHSVADCGEAAQERAALDIVLFYAMHRCAATVDLEADLQRVAAHFPKRPILMICERNEALTISETLQGGLRGIFPASLGTTLLIATLRVIVATARRAEPPAPR; this is translated from the coding sequence GGGCCGTCCCGCCGAATCTGCGCGCTGCTGATCGACCCGGTCAGGTTGAGGCGTGATTGCCTCGCACAGCTTCTGATGTCCAGCGCGCCTGACTTCGAAATCCACAGTGTCGCGGACTGCGGCGAAGCAGCACAGGAGCGCGCGGCGCTCGATATCGTCCTTTTCTATGCCATGCACCGGTGCGCCGCCACGGTCGATCTGGAGGCGGATCTGCAACGGGTTGCCGCGCATTTCCCCAAGCGGCCCATTCTCATGATCTGTGAACGCAACGAGGCGTTGACGATTTCGGAGACCCTGCAAGGCGGCCTGCGGGGAATTTTCCCGGCATCCCTTGGCACGACGCTGCTGATCGCGACGCTGCGGGTGATCGTCGCCACCGCCAGGCGCGCGGAACCACCGGCGCCACGCTGA